The following nucleotide sequence is from Aneurinibacillus soli.
CCGGGTAGCGATTATCCAAGAAGGAAAATTGATTGATGTTCAATCCATTAAAGATATTATGAATGAGGAAACAAGTAGTTCTGTTGTGTTTGAGCTTGATGATATTGAATTGGCTTTAGAAACATTAGCGTCCCAGCAGTCAGCTAGGCTAAAGAGAGTCGATGGCGGAGTGGAATGTTGGTTAGACAAAGAACAGATTGCGGTAATCAATGAAATTTTAGTTAAGGCTGGAGTTAAGATTTATGGAATTAAAAAGATTACTCCATCTTTGGAAGAAAAATTCTTGCAAGTGACAGGGAGTGATCAAATTGCTTAATCTATTGCTGAATGAAAATATGAAAATTTATCGACGTATGCGAACTTGGATGTTGGTTGTAGCCTTAGTTCTCACGACGATAGGGTTTTTAACCGCTCAACATTTTACGGTGAAGCCTGCTGAAGTAGCCAATGCTAGTTGGAAAACAAACATACAACAACAGATCAAAAATGATCAGCGCATGTTAACAGTTATGAATCGGGGAAATGATTGGAAAGCACGAGTGACATCACGAATTAATGTAAACCAATATCACTTAACGCACAATTTACCACCTACGGATGAAACGTTGTGGGGTAATATACTAAAGGCAGCCGATCTCGTTGTTGTTGTCACTGTTTTTACCGTTGTGATTGCAGCGGATAGTGTAGCAGGTGAGTTTAGTTCGGGAACGATCAAATTGCTCCTAATTCGTCCGGTATCTCGTTCCAAAATACTTCTTTCTAAATATGTATCAACTGTAGTGTTTTCGGTACTTCTTTTACTGATCTTATTTATTAGTGCGTTTATCGTATCAGGTGTATTGCAAGGGTTCCATGATATAGGCGTTCCTTATGTGTATGCATCGGGTGATGGCGTTGTTCACACTAAAAATATTGTTCAAGAAGCGATTAGCACATACTTATATCAATGTGTACAAATGATTATAACGGTAACGATGGCTTTTATGATTTCTACCGTATTCCGTAGTAGTTCTATTGCAATTGCATTATCTGTGGGGATTATGTTTGCTGGATCAAGCATCGTTAGTTTTTTATCTCAATTTAGCTGGGCAAAATACTATTTGTTTGAAAACACGGATTTGACCCAATATCTTAATGGTACACCTAATATTCCAGGCATGACGCTATCGTTTTCGATTACAGTTATACTTGGTTATTTCTTAACTTTTATTGCCTTATCTTGGATTGTGTTTAAGAAAAGAGATATTGCGGCGTAATGTTTTTTAGTGAAAGAACAAATCATTGGGGGAAAGAAATAGCATATGAATAAGTCCTTATCGATCACCACCCATAACGCGCAGCAAATCTTTACTAAGGTGCCGGAAATTACGATCTACTTCTGGATCATCAAGGTCATGACCACTGGTATGGGCGAGGTGTTCTCTGATTATCTAGTCAATCATATGAATCCGATCATTGCAGTAGCTCTCGGGGGAATTGGCCTGGTAGCCTCATTAGTATTGCAGTTCTCAGTACGCCGCTATGTAGCATGGATCTACTGGTTAGTTGTCGTAATGGTCAGTATATTTGGTACGATGGCTGCTGATGTTGTGCATGTTATATTGGGTGTCCCGTACCTTGTATCAACCGCGTTTTTTGCGGTGGCGCTGACTCTTATCTTTGTAATCTGGTATAGGACCGAGAAGACTCTGTCTATACACAGTATCTACACTCGTCTTCGCGAGGCTTTTTACTGGTGCACCGTACTGGGTACGTTTGCACTGGGCACCGCTGCGGGAGATATGACCGCAGCAACGCTACACCTGGGATATTTGCTCTCGGGGGTGCTGTTTGCCGTCTTGCTTGCTATCCCGGTTCTGGGCTATCGATTCTTTGGGCTGAATGAGATTTTTGCCTTCTGGTTTGCCTATATAATGACACGTCCGGTAGGCGCCTCGTTTTCGGACTGGATATCGGTGCCTCATAGCCGTGGCGGTCTTGGATTGGGCGAAGGTCCTGTCAGTCTTTGCTTAACGATTATGATCCTGCTCTTTGTCGGCTACCTGGAAATGACCCGCAGAGATGTAAAGGAAGAATCTGGCGTATCACAGACGAGATAGTAAACTTATTCGCAGCAATAGCTATACAGCAGACCTTCGCAAAAATAGCGAGGTCTGCTTTTTTATCGATTATAATAGTTATCCGTACACATTTGCCGTGGTTTTATCTGAATGCAGTGAAATATAAAGATGATTCAGACATTTGCTTACGAGTTTGCTGCACTCTTGCAAAAAATTGTCGGAAAAACGGGGGGCAAAAAAGGACATTCTGACCTTTTGTAAAAATTCGGGATACAACATCCAGAATCATCCGAAAAAATAAACGGGATTTGGATAGGGTATATTTGGGGATTGATGCTTTTCGGGTGGGAAGCGGATGAGATGCAACGAGGTGAAGTATGTTATAACCATATTGCAAATTTAACTAAGGTGATCATACCCATGAATTATATTGTGCTGGATACGGAATTAAATGGACGGGCATGGAAAAGCACAGACCCGATGGAGATCATATCGATCGGGGCGGTGAAAATAAAGGAAGAACATATCCGAAACAAACCAGATACGTGCGAAATGTTTTATGAATACGTTAAACCTCTCTACACCTATACCGATTATGCCCGGAAGTTCACGCAAATACCGAGGCAAGCGATCGCAAAGGCGGAATCATTCGGGCGTGTTATCGAAACATTCAAGCGGTGGATCGGGGAAGAAGAGTATGTGTTTATCGGATGGAGCGAATCGGACAAACTGGCTTTGATTCGGGACTGTAAAATGCACAAGCTTGAGGAAGAGTGGGTAGATCGGTATATTGATCTGCAGGCATACATAAAAAGGTATCGTCCCGAGGCAGGTCATCAGCAGCTTTCCTTGCGAAATGCGGTGGAGCTGTTTGGCCTGCCGTGGATTGGCGAGGAGCACGATGCTCTTGATGATGCGATAAATACGGCTAAAATTTTTACGCTGCTCTGTAAGGATAAACCGGGGAATCTCGTTCAGGAATTTATGCGAGGGAGTACCTGCAAGGTTTATCGAAAATGCCAAAAGTGCGGGGTTTTTTATTATCCGAAATCGAATCGGATCAGACGGGCGAAAATGTGCGGGAAGTGCTTTAGAGAGACGCAGAAAGCACGGACTGAGTAGAAGAGAAGGGATGGAGAGAGAAAATATGATTATCAATATACACGGTTTTTCTTCTTCAGGAAGGAATGCGAAGTTTTCTTTTTTGGAAGAAGTGTTTCCAGAAGAAAAGATCATGTCACCGGATCTGGCAGTTGAACCGATGAAGGCGATTGAACAACTCAAAACGTATATAGAGGAGTATAGGACAGAGCCGATTTTGCTCGTTGGCTCCAGTCTTGGCGGTTTCTATGCGTACTACTTATCGGCTTTGTATCGATGCCATGCTGTTCTTCTCAACCCTTCGCTGCTTCCGTTTGCCACATTAATGGATTGTCTCGGCAACAATGTCAATTACAACACAGGCGAGCCGTTTGTGTTTACGATGGAGCATGTTAAGCAGCTTCGGGATCTGTTTCAACATGTGTATCTGGAAGGTGATCCGGCTCTTCTGCATGCATTTGTATGCGAAGATGATGAACGGATTGATCATAGACAGACTGAAAAAATGCTGACTGGCTGTGCGACATATCGAGCGTTTGCTACCGGGAGACATCGTTTTGATGACCTAGGTCGGATTACGAATGATATAAGAAGCATTTATAGGACGCTAACCATATATGGAAAGAGTATAATGAAGGAATAGAAGCGGACACTAAAAGGAGTTATCTTGCAAAGAAGAAAAGGAGATGCAATGACAAAGGAAAAAGCAATAATCGAAACAGGATGGAACTTGGACAACAGTTATGCACATCTACCAAAATCATTTTTTACCAGCCTTAACCCAACCCCTGCACGCTCACCGAAGCTAATGGTTCTCAATGATTCGCTGGCAACATCTCTCGGGTTAAACGCCCAGGCGCTGCAAAGCGAAGCCGGGGTAGAAGTACTTGCTGGTAATCGGATTCCGGAAGGTGCCTTGCCTCTTGCCCAAGCTTATGCTGGGCATCAATTTGGGCATTTTACGATGTTAGGGGACGGTCGGGCTGTGCTGCTTAGCGAACAAATCACCCCTTCAGGCGAACGGTTTGATATTCAGCTCAAAGGTTCGGGCCGCACGCCATATTCCCGCGGGGGCGATGGTCGAGCAGCACTTGGACCGATGCTGCGCGAATACATTATCAGCGAAGCCATGCATGCGCTTGGGATTCCTACTACCCGTAGTCTGGCAGTGGTAACAACCGGTGAGTCCGTAATCCGCGAAGCCGACCTGCCTGGGGCGATTCTGACCCGCGTGGCTGCCAGTCATCTGCGTGTCGGTACCTTCCAATACGCTGCAAACTGGGGCACAGATGAGGAACTACGGGTTCTGGCCGACTACACACTACAGCGCCATTATCCAGATGTGGAAGCAGATGAGAATCGCTATCTTTCACTACTTCAGGAAGTGATCAAGCGTCAGGCCGGGCTGATTGCCAAATGGCAACTGGTTGGTTTTATCCACGGGGTGATGAACACCGACAACATGACCATTAGCGGGGAAACCATCGATTATGGTCCTTGCGCCTTTATGGATGAGTATGATCCGGCAACGGTATTCAGTTCCATTGACCGTCATGGTCGCTATGCTTATGGCAATCAGCCGCATATTGGCGTTTGGAATCTTGCGCGATTTGCTGAAACCTTATTGCCGCTGCTGCATGCCGATCAGGATGAGGCTGTCAAACTGGCCGAGGGTGCACTTTCAAATTTTGCAGAGTTGTATCAGCGTAATTGGCTCGCAGGAATGAGAGCAAAGCTGGGAATATTCAATGAAGAGACGCAGGATGAATCCTTGATTGAAGACCTGCTCAGTATGATGCAGAAGTATCGTGCGGACTATACGAATACCTTCCGTGCCTTAACGTTTGATAAGCCGGAGGATACGGTCCTGTTTGAGACGCCGGAATTTGCTCAGTGGCATGAGCTGTGGCAGGCGAGACTAGGCAGGCAGCAGGAATCGAAAGCTTCCTCGCAGGAGTTGATGCGGAACAGCAATCCTGCGTTCATTCCTCGGAATCACCGTGTAGAAGCTGCATTAGAAGCGGCAGTGAAACAAGGAGACTACAGTGTAATGGAACGACTTCTTGCTGTTCTGTCTAACCCCTACGCGCACTCTCCTGAACAGGCTGAGTACGCTACACTGCCTGAGCCATCAGATCGTCCTTACCGAACCTTTTGCGGTACCTGATATAGAAGTAGTAGACCAACTACATGTTTATAGAAAACCACCATGGCTTGTAAGCCGTCACTCCGGCATGAAAATGGAAGGATGCGGCGCGTACAGACCGAAGTGGTGAGAGGGATGGGAAAAAGGAGAGAAAAAACGAGTACGACTTCAATGTAGGAAAAGGCGAATGCCTTTTCCTTTCCGTTATTTTCACATAAAGGACATGCTAATTGGTTTTTTCTATTATGGATATTTTTCAAGATAGGTAGCCGAGGATTATCGCCTTTTTAAAGGTATAGAGTAATCGGCTAGGTCTTGCTATTCCATTTTTTTAGTATGGTATAATAAGGATATATGCTATTGAAAGAAAGGGGTGAAATAGGTGGCTAATCAACAAGTACTTTATCATTATTGTAGTGTAGAAACTTTCCTAAGTATAATTCGCAATAGGACATTAAGAATGTCAGATATAGGGAAGTCTAATGATTATATGGAGACTAAATGGTTGTTAGAATACTTTGAGGATGAGGTTTTGCGCCAATACAACGAAGAGCCATTCTTAAATAGCGATAGTGTAATCTATGGGCTAAACGACATTGATACATTAAAATTTTTCATTAAAAATGAAAAGCAAAAGATTTTTAAACGTAATGATGAATTATTCTATGTAACATGTTTCTCTAAAAATGGTGATAAATTAAGTCAATGGAGAGGCTACGCAGATGATGGAAATGGCATATCAATTGGATTTAGTACAGAAGTTTTAAAGGATATAGCCATTAAAGAAGAATTATTGACATTACGAAAAGTGATTTACCCATGTAATAAAGATCCAGAACAAAAAATTATTTATCTAGATGATAGAGCTCTAGAAGGAATAAAGAATTATGCAAGAAGTTTTTTAGAAAGTATTTATTATGCTCTATCAACAGGAGATACGAACAGTATTTATTTCAATGAATACGCAATGAATTATTTTCATTCTTTATCCACGAGTATTTTAATTCGAGAATCGTTATTTTTCAAAAATCCAGCGTTTGAGGAAGAAGAAGAATGGCGATTAGTATTACATGAAGAGTTAGATAAGTATTCAACCGAATGGGAAAATTGGTACTGTAGCTCAGAGGAAAAACCTTTGTTATCAGGATATTTTAGTGAGCGCTTTCCAAATGGACTACAGTTTAGAAGTACTAGAAATAAAATAATATCATTTTTTGATTTGAGCTTTAAGGGATATGAAAAAGAAATTATTAAACACATTTATATCGGTCCAAAATCTGAAGTCGAAGAGAATGATATTTATCAATTATTACGATACTACGGCTACCAAGAATTTGATCAAATCAAAATTGAAAAATCAAAATCTACATATAGATAATGATAATAGACCCATTCGTGTATATCATTGGTTAATAGATTAGTCCCCTATTCTGGTAAATCTCCCCCATAACCTTAATTAGAACAGCAGTTTTTTTACTAAATAACTTGAGTGATTGGATAAAGTTATACATGTTCTTAAAATCAAAGGAGAAATTTTATGGGTAGTTCTTTATTCTTGTTCTTCCTTTAATTTTTGATCGGAATATTATAAGAGTGGAGAAGAAGGGATGATCAAATAAACGTTCAGGATGATAAGAATGAAAAATCGATTTTCCATTGGGCAGATGTCACAGCTGCATAACATTCCGATCAAAACACTTCGTTACTATGATGAGATCGGATTATTTACACCCGCAGAAATTGATAGAAACAATCGATACCGCTACTATTCCACAGAGCAGTTCGAGCAATTAAGCACGATAAATTATTTGAAAACGCTCGGAATTTCGTTAAAAGAAATCAAAACACTGCTGGATCGGCGAGAAATCGATCACTTCCTTCAGCTATTGAAACAGCAGAAGGAGATAACAGAAAATAAAATCAGAGAATTGGAACGCGTACGAGATCGATTTGAAAATAGAATTGCAGAAATAGAGAAAGCAAGAACGATCAGCGAGCGAGGAGTTGTCCGGATACGAGAGCTTCCGGAAAGAAAGATTGTACGCTTGCAGGAAAAAATCTGCTCAGAACATCAGCTAGAGTTATCGCTGCGGAAGCTGGAGAATATGACTGGGCAGAATTCCTCGATATTCATCGGAAAAGTAGGGCTTACCGTATCCAGCGATCATCTCAAAAAAAGAGAGTTTACGAAATACAATTCGATCTTTCTTGTAGTAGAAGAAGAGGGAATACAGGATGAATTCGTAAGCACGCTGCCAGAGGGGGAATACGCCTGTGTGTATTATAACGGAGATCACAGCGCTTCTCCCGCGTATTATGCGAGGATGCTCGATTATATCGGGGAACAGGGGTATGACATAAGCGGAGATTCCGTGGAAAGAACGATTATTGATCAGTTTATCTCCCGACATAAAGAGGACTATCTTACGGAGATACAAATTCCAGTGAAAAAGTTGACTCTCCAGCAGCTGGAGGGTTCAAAATAAGCATAGAAACTGTTTCTATGCTTATTTTTTATGGAGAAAAGAGGAGAGACGTACATATGAATTATGGAGAATCGACGCTTTCGACCCCTGCCCGATCACGCAGGTTATGGATGGCGATTATACTTGGGGCGTTATCAGCATTCGGTCCGCTGTCCCTTGATATGTATTTACCTGCTTTACCTGTATTGGCCGAAGATTTGCACACCAGTGCATCGCTTACGCAGCTTAGTCTGACATTTTGTTTGCTCGGTCTGGCGATTGGGCAACTGCTTGCAGGTCCCATCAGCGATGTACGCGGGCGGCGTGGGCCGCTGCTTATCGGGATTGCGGTCTATGCTGTTTCGTCGCTGCTGTGCGCCTTCGCTCCTTCTATCTGGGCACTTATTGCGCTGCGGTTTATTCAGGGGTTAGCGGGATCAGCGGGCATTGTCATATCCCGTGCTATGGTACGGGATATGTACTCAGGAACTGAGCTGACGAAATTCTTTTCCCTGTTGATGCTTGTGAACGGAGCAGCACCCATCCTTGCACCGATTGCAGGCGGACAGCTATTGCGGATGACCTCCTGGACAGGTGTATTTATTGTGCTCAGTATAATCGGCATCGCCTTGCTGCTTGCCGTTTACGTGAGTGTACCGGAAACACTGGCCGCCCCACATCGCTCGAAAGGTGGGCTTATGAATCTGCTATCCACCTTCCGAAATCTGCTGCGTGACCGTATGTTTATGGGCTACGCGTTATCACAGGGGCTTGTCATGGCTGCAATGTTTGCCTATATATCCGGCTCCCCGTTTGTTTTGCAAAACATTTATGGTGCTTCCCCGCAACTATTCAGCCTGTTTTTTGCGATCAATGGCCTTGGAATTATTATTGCTACTCAAATTACCGGAAAACTGGCAGGCCGTATAAGCGAAACGAAGCTGTTTGTGAGTGGACTTTGGCTTGCCTGTCTTGGTGGCACGATTCTGCTAAGTATGATTCTCATTGGAGCAGGGTTGCTCGCGATTTTGCTGCCGTTGTTTGTCGTTGTCTCAAGTGTCGGGATTGTAACGACAGTCGGCTTTTCATTAGCCATGCAAAATCAACAGCAGGCAGCAGGCAGCGCCTCGGCATTACTTGGTGTTCTTTCCCTTATCTTCGGTGGACTGGTCGCTCCGCTTGTTGGGATTGGTGGAAGTCACACCGCGATTCCAATGGGGATGGTCATTGCCATCACTGATATCGGTGCAATTGTATGTTATGCGATTCTTATATGGCGAAGGTAAATACGATCCGTTTCTACGTATATGTAGGAACGGTTTTTTTCGTATATGGGTGTAAATCACTGTATTGGTTCATACTAACAGCATATATGAATGGATAAATGGAGCGGAATGGCAGGTGAGATACCGGTGTTGACAGAGGATTTGCAGACGAATACGCAAACCTTACAAAATATGATCGGCACAAATCCGGACGTTGTGTTGCGTCGGCTGATCATTCGTGATGTAGCCAAAGAAGCGACGATGATCTACATTGAAGGATTAGTGGATAAGCGGGAAATTCATGAACAAATTCTCATGCCTCTGATGAAACCAGGTGCGAACAACACGGAAGGAAACATAGAGAATAAGCAGGTCAAACAGTGGCTCATAACCGAGGCCATTCCGGTATCCACCGTTCAGCCTGTACAGCGGGTAGAAGAGTGTATGCAGGCGATTTTTGCTGGGAATACGGTTTTACTTGTCCAGGGAATTGCAGAAGCCTTTGTAATAGGAACGAGCAACTGGGAAACCAGGCCGGTTGAAGAGCCAATAACGGAAGCGTTAATACGTGGTCCGAGAGAAGGGTTCGTAGAGTCTATTCGTAAAAATACGGCCATTATTCGCCGGAAAATTAAAGACCCGAATCTTGTTTTTCTCCCTTATAAAGTGGGACGGCGCTCGCAAAAAGATCTGTATGTTGTCTACATAAAGGAAATCGCCAATCAAGCATTAGTAGACGAGGTGAAAAGCCGAATCGAACGCATTGATATCGATGCAGTGGAAGAATCAGGGTATGTAGAACAGTTAATTGAAGAGAATTATTTATCTCCTTTCCCTCAAACACAAAATACGGAGCGGCCGGATCGAGTTGTACAGGCTTTGCTGGAGGGGCGTGTTGCCATTTTGCTGGATGGAACCCCGTTCGTTCTGCTGGCGCCTGTCACCTTCCCGATGCTGATGAGTTCGCCGGAAGATTATTATGAACGGTGGATTCCCGGCTCGCTCATTCGTCTTTTACGTTATATAGCCGTTTTTCTTTCTTTATTTCTTCCTGCTCTGTATATTTCATTTATTTCATACAATCATGGAATGATTCCAACGAAGCTGGCGATTTCGATTTCAGCATCGAGAGAGGGCGTTCCCTTCCCTTCAATTGTGGAAGCGTTCATCATGGAAGTGACCGTAGAGATCCTGCGCGAAGCCGGCATTCGTCTTCCTAAACCTGTAGGGCAGGCCATTGGAATTGTAGGGGCGCTTGTGATCGGACAAGCAGCGGTAGAAGCTGGAATTGTCAGCCCGATCACAGTCATTGTTGTATCCTTAACGGCCATTTCTTCCTTTTCGTTTCCACAGTATAGTGCGGCGATTGCCATTCGAATCGCGCGATTTGGCATGATGATAGCCGCTTCATTTTTAGGGTTGTTTGGGGTTATTTTACTGTCGATATTTCTCATCGCACATCTTGTAAAACTAAAAAGCTTTGGTGTTTCATACCTGGCGCCGTTTGCTCCTATCTATCTTCACGATTGGAAAGACGGACTGATACGGCTACCGTTTTTCACATTACGAAAACGCACACGGATTACAAAACCAAAAGATTCAACCAGACGGTAGAAGTAGGAGATATGTATGAACCAGAGAGAACAAATTACATCAAAACAGGTAACGCTAAGCATCTTTCAGTATTTAGTTGGTTCTGGGATTTTGTCACTTCCTCGGTCTGCAACGGAAGCGACCGGTAATCATGATGGTTGGATCAGTGTACTCGTTGCGGGAATTTTGATAATGGGAATTGTGTATGTTGTGACTAAAGTGAGCATGATGTTCCCGGAACGAACTTTCTTTCAGTATAGCCAGGAGATATTCGGAAAGTGGATCGGCAGATTGTTGAGTCTGGTTTTTTTAGGTTATTTTCTGCTTCAGGCTGGATACCAGTCACGAATTATGGCAGAGGCAATTCATATGCATTTGCTAACCAAGACACCAAAGAGTGTGCTTATTATTTTATTTATGGCGGTTGGAACGTATTTGGTAGTCGGGGGCGTCAATGCTCTTGCCCGTTTTTGTGAGTTTGTAACCCCGATTACACTTCTGCTTGTTTTGATCGTACTTTTGCTTGCTTTAAGTAACGTCGAGATCGACAATTTACGTCCCGTGCTAGTCGATGGAGTGATGCCAGTCGCCAAGGGCATAATGTCTGTAGCTTTGCCGTATACAGGAGCAGAAAGTATGCTAATTTTCTATGCATTCATGAAGAAATCGGATCATCCGACTAGGTCGGCTGTATTAGGGATTGGGATTGCAACCGTGATGTATACGATAGTTACAATGGTTACCATAAGTGCGCTCACGGCGGCAGAAACGCAGACACTACTCCTTCCTGTAATGGATATGGCAAAAGAGATTTCATTTCCGGGTGGTTTTTTCGAGAGATTTGAACTGTTGCTGCTCGTATTCTGGGTTTTGTTTATGTACACCACGTACACATATAGTCAATATTTTGCCAGCCTTGGATTGAGTCAATTGTTCAATAAGAAGCTTACGCCGTTTGTTTATGTAGTGCTTCCCTTGATTTATGGAATAGCCGTGTACCCACCAGATATAAATGCAGCATATAAGATGGGGCGGGGAATGGCTTTGTTCGGCATAGGAC
It contains:
- a CDS encoding ABC transporter permease, whose amino-acid sequence is MKIYRRMRTWMLVVALVLTTIGFLTAQHFTVKPAEVANASWKTNIQQQIKNDQRMLTVMNRGNDWKARVTSRINVNQYHLTHNLPPTDETLWGNILKAADLVVVVTVFTVVIAADSVAGEFSSGTIKLLLIRPVSRSKILLSKYVSTVVFSVLLLLILFISAFIVSGVLQGFHDIGVPYVYASGDGVVHTKNIVQEAISTYLYQCVQMIITVTMAFMISTVFRSSSIAIALSVGIMFAGSSIVSFLSQFSWAKYYLFENTDLTQYLNGTPNIPGMTLSFSITVILGYFLTFIALSWIVFKKRDIAA
- a CDS encoding COG4705 family protein, whose amino-acid sequence is MTTGMGEVFSDYLVNHMNPIIAVALGGIGLVASLVLQFSVRRYVAWIYWLVVVMVSIFGTMAADVVHVILGVPYLVSTAFFAVALTLIFVIWYRTEKTLSIHSIYTRLREAFYWCTVLGTFALGTAAGDMTAATLHLGYLLSGVLFAVLLAIPVLGYRFFGLNEIFAFWFAYIMTRPVGASFSDWISVPHSRGGLGLGEGPVSLCLTIMILLFVGYLEMTRRDVKEESGVSQTR
- a CDS encoding 3'-5' exonuclease produces the protein MNYIVLDTELNGRAWKSTDPMEIISIGAVKIKEEHIRNKPDTCEMFYEYVKPLYTYTDYARKFTQIPRQAIAKAESFGRVIETFKRWIGEEEYVFIGWSESDKLALIRDCKMHKLEEEWVDRYIDLQAYIKRYRPEAGHQQLSLRNAVELFGLPWIGEEHDALDDAINTAKIFTLLCKDKPGNLVQEFMRGSTCKVYRKCQKCGVFYYPKSNRIRRAKMCGKCFRETQKARTE
- a CDS encoding YqiA/YcfP family alpha/beta fold hydrolase, translated to MIINIHGFSSSGRNAKFSFLEEVFPEEKIMSPDLAVEPMKAIEQLKTYIEEYRTEPILLVGSSLGGFYAYYLSALYRCHAVLLNPSLLPFATLMDCLGNNVNYNTGEPFVFTMEHVKQLRDLFQHVYLEGDPALLHAFVCEDDERIDHRQTEKMLTGCATYRAFATGRHRFDDLGRITNDIRSIYRTLTIYGKSIMKE
- a CDS encoding protein adenylyltransferase SelO, with translation MTKEKAIIETGWNLDNSYAHLPKSFFTSLNPTPARSPKLMVLNDSLATSLGLNAQALQSEAGVEVLAGNRIPEGALPLAQAYAGHQFGHFTMLGDGRAVLLSEQITPSGERFDIQLKGSGRTPYSRGGDGRAALGPMLREYIISEAMHALGIPTTRSLAVVTTGESVIREADLPGAILTRVAASHLRVGTFQYAANWGTDEELRVLADYTLQRHYPDVEADENRYLSLLQEVIKRQAGLIAKWQLVGFIHGVMNTDNMTISGETIDYGPCAFMDEYDPATVFSSIDRHGRYAYGNQPHIGVWNLARFAETLLPLLHADQDEAVKLAEGALSNFAELYQRNWLAGMRAKLGIFNEETQDESLIEDLLSMMQKYRADYTNTFRALTFDKPEDTVLFETPEFAQWHELWQARLGRQQESKASSQELMRNSNPAFIPRNHRVEAALEAAVKQGDYSVMERLLAVLSNPYAHSPEQAEYATLPEPSDRPYRTFCGT
- a CDS encoding DUF2971 domain-containing protein, whose product is MANQQVLYHYCSVETFLSIIRNRTLRMSDIGKSNDYMETKWLLEYFEDEVLRQYNEEPFLNSDSVIYGLNDIDTLKFFIKNEKQKIFKRNDELFYVTCFSKNGDKLSQWRGYADDGNGISIGFSTEVLKDIAIKEELLTLRKVIYPCNKDPEQKIIYLDDRALEGIKNYARSFLESIYYALSTGDTNSIYFNEYAMNYFHSLSTSILIRESLFFKNPAFEEEEEWRLVLHEELDKYSTEWENWYCSSEEKPLLSGYFSERFPNGLQFRSTRNKIISFFDLSFKGYEKEIIKHIYIGPKSEVEENDIYQLLRYYGYQEFDQIKIEKSKSTYR
- a CDS encoding MerR family transcriptional regulator; the protein is MKNRFSIGQMSQLHNIPIKTLRYYDEIGLFTPAEIDRNNRYRYYSTEQFEQLSTINYLKTLGISLKEIKTLLDRREIDHFLQLLKQQKEITENKIRELERVRDRFENRIAEIEKARTISERGVVRIRELPERKIVRLQEKICSEHQLELSLRKLENMTGQNSSIFIGKVGLTVSSDHLKKREFTKYNSIFLVVEEEGIQDEFVSTLPEGEYACVYYNGDHSASPAYYARMLDYIGEQGYDISGDSVERTIIDQFISRHKEDYLTEIQIPVKKLTLQQLEGSK
- a CDS encoding multidrug effflux MFS transporter, giving the protein MNYGESTLSTPARSRRLWMAIILGALSAFGPLSLDMYLPALPVLAEDLHTSASLTQLSLTFCLLGLAIGQLLAGPISDVRGRRGPLLIGIAVYAVSSLLCAFAPSIWALIALRFIQGLAGSAGIVISRAMVRDMYSGTELTKFFSLLMLVNGAAPILAPIAGGQLLRMTSWTGVFIVLSIIGIALLLAVYVSVPETLAAPHRSKGGLMNLLSTFRNLLRDRMFMGYALSQGLVMAAMFAYISGSPFVLQNIYGASPQLFSLFFAINGLGIIIATQITGKLAGRISETKLFVSGLWLACLGGTILLSMILIGAGLLAILLPLFVVVSSVGIVTTVGFSLAMQNQQQAAGSASALLGVLSLIFGGLVAPLVGIGGSHTAIPMGMVIAITDIGAIVCYAILIWRR
- a CDS encoding spore germination protein, whose translation is MDKWSGMAGEIPVLTEDLQTNTQTLQNMIGTNPDVVLRRLIIRDVAKEATMIYIEGLVDKREIHEQILMPLMKPGANNTEGNIENKQVKQWLITEAIPVSTVQPVQRVEECMQAIFAGNTVLLVQGIAEAFVIGTSNWETRPVEEPITEALIRGPREGFVESIRKNTAIIRRKIKDPNLVFLPYKVGRRSQKDLYVVYIKEIANQALVDEVKSRIERIDIDAVEESGYVEQLIEENYLSPFPQTQNTERPDRVVQALLEGRVAILLDGTPFVLLAPVTFPMLMSSPEDYYERWIPGSLIRLLRYIAVFLSLFLPALYISFISYNHGMIPTKLAISISASREGVPFPSIVEAFIMEVTVEILREAGIRLPKPVGQAIGIVGALVIGQAAVEAGIVSPITVIVVSLTAISSFSFPQYSAAIAIRIARFGMMIAASFLGLFGVILLSIFLIAHLVKLKSFGVSYLAPFAPIYLHDWKDGLIRLPFFTLRKRTRITKPKDSTRR
- a CDS encoding GerAB/ArcD/ProY family transporter gives rise to the protein MNQREQITSKQVTLSIFQYLVGSGILSLPRSATEATGNHDGWISVLVAGILIMGIVYVVTKVSMMFPERTFFQYSQEIFGKWIGRLLSLVFLGYFLLQAGYQSRIMAEAIHMHLLTKTPKSVLIILFMAVGTYLVVGGVNALARFCEFVTPITLLLVLIVLLLALSNVEIDNLRPVLVDGVMPVAKGIMSVALPYTGAESMLIFYAFMKKSDHPTRSAVLGIGIATVMYTIVTMVTISALTAAETQTLLLPVMDMAKEISFPGGFFERFELLLLVFWVLFMYTTYTYSQYFASLGLSQLFNKKLTPFVYVVLPLIYGIAVYPPDINAAYKMGRGMALFGIGLAILLPLLIWICAKIRKVKYAPQT